The Metabacillus sediminilitoris genome window below encodes:
- a CDS encoding small, acid-soluble spore protein, alpha/beta type, protein MGKRRGIMSESFKYELAKDLGFYDTVKEEGWGAIRARDAGNMVKRAIEIAESQLAGQNSDNK, encoded by the coding sequence ATGGGTAAACGTCGTGGAATAATGTCTGAGAGCTTTAAGTATGAATTAGCTAAAGACTTAGGTTTTTACGATACAGTAAAAGAAGAAGGCTGGGGAGCGATTCGAGCACGTGACGCTGGGAATATGGTTAAGCGTGCAATTGAAATAGCAGAATCACAGCTTGCCGGGCAAAACAGTGATAATAAATAA
- the rnmV gene encoding ribonuclease M5, giving the protein MKIKEIIVVEGKDDTTAIKRAVDADTIETNGSSIGEEVIEQVKLAQKTRGVILFTDPDFPGEKIRKTISEKVPGCKHAFLPKEEARPKRGKGIGVEHASVEAIRNALQAVKEEMDEFISDITLDDLLEAGLIGGNEAKARREKLGLLLKIGYTNGKQLHKRLQMFQISREEYIQAINKILQEENK; this is encoded by the coding sequence ATGAAGATAAAAGAAATTATTGTGGTTGAAGGGAAAGATGACACGACAGCTATTAAAAGGGCTGTTGATGCAGATACAATTGAAACGAACGGTTCATCTATTGGTGAAGAAGTGATAGAACAAGTAAAACTGGCTCAAAAAACAAGAGGTGTCATCCTCTTTACTGATCCGGATTTCCCTGGGGAAAAAATAAGAAAAACAATCTCCGAAAAAGTTCCCGGATGTAAACATGCCTTTTTACCAAAGGAAGAAGCGAGACCGAAAAGGGGAAAGGGGATTGGGGTTGAACATGCATCAGTAGAAGCAATTCGCAATGCTTTACAGGCAGTAAAAGAAGAAATGGATGAGTTTATTAGTGATATTACACTAGATGATCTACTAGAAGCAGGATTAATAGGTGGAAACGAAGCAAAGGCGAGACGTGAAAAATTAGGTTTACTCTTAAAGATCGGCTATACTAACGGAAAACAATTACATAAAAGGCTGCAAATGTTTCAAATAAGTAGAGAAGAATACATACAAGCGATAAACAAGATCCTACAGGAGGAGAACAAGTAA
- a CDS encoding anti-sigma-F factor Fin family protein, whose translation MALHYHCRHCGVKVGSIDSISVSSEQLGFHQLSNDERQEMITYQDNGDMHIKTICEDCQDALNRNPDLHQYESFIQ comes from the coding sequence ATGGCTCTGCATTATCATTGTAGACACTGTGGTGTGAAAGTAGGAAGTATTGATAGTATCTCTGTTTCAAGTGAACAGCTAGGATTTCATCAATTATCGAATGATGAACGTCAAGAGATGATTACATATCAGGATAATGGCGATATGCACATTAAGACAATTTGTGAGGATTGTCAGGATGCACTAAATCGAAACCCTGATCTTCATCAATATGAAAGTTTTATTCAGTAA
- a CDS encoding ribose-phosphate diphosphokinase yields MSNRYGDSSLKIFTLNSNPALAKQIADVVGVDLGKSSVTRFSDGEIQINIEESIRGCDVYIIQSTSGPVNEHLMELLIMIDALKRASAKTINLVIPYYGYARQDRKARAREPITAKLVANLIETAGSTRVITLDLHAPQIQGFFDIPIDHLMGVPILGEYFLGKNFDDIVIVSPDHGGVTRARKLADKLKAPIAIIDKRRPRPNVVEVMNIVGNIEGKTAILIDDIIDTAGTITLAANALVENGAKEVFACCTHPVLSGPAIERIQNSKIKELVVTNSIALPEEKRIDKLVELSVAPLIGEAIIRVHEQQSVSLLFD; encoded by the coding sequence ATGTCTAATCGCTATGGAGATTCTAGTTTAAAAATATTTACGCTTAATTCTAACCCCGCTTTAGCAAAACAAATAGCTGATGTTGTTGGTGTTGATTTAGGGAAGAGCTCTGTTACACGTTTTAGTGATGGAGAAATTCAAATTAATATCGAAGAAAGTATCCGTGGTTGTGATGTTTATATTATCCAATCAACAAGCGGCCCTGTTAATGAACATTTAATGGAGCTCTTAATCATGATTGATGCTCTAAAACGTGCTTCGGCAAAAACAATTAACTTAGTTATACCTTACTACGGATATGCAAGACAAGATCGTAAAGCAAGAGCAAGGGAACCAATTACTGCTAAGTTAGTAGCAAATCTTATCGAAACAGCAGGATCAACTCGTGTTATTACATTAGATTTGCATGCTCCTCAAATTCAAGGGTTTTTTGATATACCAATTGACCATCTTATGGGAGTACCAATTCTTGGAGAATATTTCTTAGGTAAAAACTTTGATGATATCGTTATCGTTTCTCCTGATCATGGTGGTGTAACACGTGCTCGTAAGCTTGCCGATAAACTAAAAGCTCCAATTGCGATTATTGACAAGAGACGTCCAAGACCTAATGTAGTAGAAGTGATGAATATCGTTGGTAACATTGAAGGTAAAACTGCTATTCTTATCGATGATATTATTGATACTGCTGGAACCATTACGCTAGCGGCGAACGCACTTGTAGAAAACGGTGCAAAAGAAGTATTTGCTTGCTGTACACATCCAGTTTTATCAGGACCAGCTATTGAGCGCATTCAAAACTCAAAAATTAAAGAACTAGTTGTGACAAACTCAATCGCTTTACCTGAAGAAAAGCGCATTGATAAATTAGTTGAACTTTCTGTAGCTCCTTTAATTGGTGAAGCAATTATTCGTGTTCATGAACAACAATCAGTAAGTTTACTTTTCGATTAA
- the spoVG gene encoding septation regulator SpoVG, translated as MEVTDVRLRRVNTEGRMRAIASITLDHEFVVHDIRVIDGNNGLFVAMPSKRTPDGEFRDIAHPINSNTRGKIQDAVLAEYHRLGELEVEFEEAGAS; from the coding sequence ATGGAAGTTACAGACGTAAGATTACGCCGCGTTAATACTGAAGGTCGTATGAGAGCGATTGCATCTATTACACTAGATCATGAATTTGTTGTTCATGACATTCGTGTTATTGATGGTAATAACGGTCTCTTTGTTGCGATGCCAAGTAAGCGAACTCCTGATGGTGAGTTTAGAGATATTGCACACCCTATTAATTCTAATACACGCGGAAAAATTCAAGATGCTGTATTAGCTGAGTATCATCGTTTAGGTGAACTTGAAGTAGAATTTGAAGAAGCAGGTGCTTCTTAA
- the veg gene encoding biofilm formation stimulator Veg translates to MGKTLTDIKKSLDGNLGRRLTLKANGGRRKTIERCGVLAETYPSVFVIELDQDENSFERVSYSYADVLTETVQLTFFEDATGSFAVSGQ, encoded by the coding sequence ATGGGAAAAACTCTAACGGATATTAAAAAGTCCTTGGATGGTAATCTTGGCAGACGACTAACTCTTAAAGCAAACGGTGGTCGTAGAAAAACGATAGAACGCTGTGGTGTGCTAGCAGAAACCTATCCATCTGTCTTTGTGATTGAACTTGATCAAGATGAAAATTCATTTGAACGTGTGTCTTACAGCTATGCTGATGTACTTACTGAAACAGTACAATTAACATTTTTTGAAGATGCTACAGGTTCATTTGCAGTTAGTGGACAGTAA
- a CDS encoding G5 and 3D domain-containing protein yields MKRLFSEKVIKNKIVLSTTSLLVLGSGTAYGTYELTKDSVSLTVNGKEDKIRTSADTVSELLKDLDIDLRKEDSISPAATQKIKENMDIVYEASKPVKVAIGDERRTIWTTADTVKDLIEQENLDVTEHDVIEPALGTKIEKDLSLTIDKAIQLTLHVGEEKQQVWTTSTTVADFLKEQNVKLNELDKVEPALTDKIDDKRAITVTRIEKVTDVVEEPIAFDVVTKNDKNIEKGEQKVIDSGKEGKQEKHFEVIIENGKEKSRKLLKTVTVAESEDRVVALGTRAAQPTSTATVSRGNDSVANEFYVNSTAYTAHCNGCSGTTATGVNLRANPNAKVIAVDPGVIPLGTKVYVEGYGYAVAADTGSAIKGNKIDVFLPSKSAAYRWGSKRVKIKILQ; encoded by the coding sequence ATGAAAAGGCTGTTTTCCGAAAAAGTTATAAAGAACAAAATTGTCCTATCCACTACTAGTTTACTAGTATTAGGATCAGGTACCGCGTATGGTACATATGAGTTAACGAAGGATTCTGTCTCATTAACTGTCAATGGTAAAGAAGATAAGATCCGTACGAGTGCTGATACAGTAAGTGAATTACTTAAGGATTTAGATATAGATCTTAGAAAAGAGGATTCTATTTCTCCTGCAGCAACTCAAAAAATCAAAGAAAACATGGATATTGTTTATGAAGCATCTAAACCAGTAAAAGTTGCAATTGGTGATGAGCGAAGGACAATCTGGACAACAGCGGATACAGTTAAAGATTTAATAGAACAAGAGAACCTTGATGTAACAGAGCATGATGTGATCGAACCAGCATTAGGTACAAAGATTGAAAAAGACTTATCATTAACGATTGATAAAGCAATTCAGCTTACTTTACATGTTGGCGAAGAAAAACAACAAGTTTGGACCACTTCGACTACTGTCGCTGACTTTTTAAAAGAACAAAACGTTAAATTAAACGAATTAGATAAAGTTGAACCGGCTCTTACTGACAAAATTGATGATAAGAGAGCAATTACGGTTACCCGAATAGAAAAAGTCACCGATGTAGTGGAAGAACCAATCGCCTTTGATGTTGTCACTAAAAATGATAAAAACATAGAAAAAGGTGAACAAAAGGTTATAGATTCTGGAAAAGAAGGAAAACAAGAGAAGCACTTTGAAGTAATCATCGAAAATGGCAAAGAGAAATCTAGGAAACTACTTAAAACAGTAACTGTTGCAGAAAGTGAAGATCGTGTTGTAGCTTTAGGAACAAGAGCGGCACAGCCTACTAGTACAGCTACAGTCTCTCGTGGTAACGACTCAGTTGCAAACGAATTTTATGTAAATTCAACAGCCTATACGGCACATTGTAACGGCTGTTCAGGAACGACAGCAACAGGTGTTAACTTGCGAGCCAATCCTAATGCTAAGGTGATTGCGGTCGACCCGGGTGTTATCCCACTTGGTACAAAAGTATATGTCGAGGGCTATGGATATGCAGTTGCTGCAGACACAGGTTCTGCAATAAAGGGAAATAAAATCGACGTGTTTTTACCATCCAAATCAGCTGCCTATCGATGGGGTTCGAAAAGAGTAAAAATAAAAATTTTACAATAG
- the purR gene encoding pur operon repressor has product MKFRRSSRLVDLTNYLLHHPHSLVPLTYFSEKYQSAKSSISEDLTIVKETFEQHGIGTLQTVPGAAGGVKFIPQVKLSEAKQFIDELCELIEKPERLLPGGYLYLTDIMGDPSIVNRMGRLFATAFSDRKIDVVMTVATKGIPLAYAVAGQLDVPVVIVRKDSKVTEGSTVSINYVSGSSKRIQTMLLAKRSLKEGSNVLIIDDFMKAGGTINGMISLLEEFRAKVAGIGVLVETEGVEERLVDEYISLVKLTDVDVRERNIQVMQGTYFQLVKDKDKEIGED; this is encoded by the coding sequence ATGAAATTTCGTCGAAGTAGTCGTCTTGTTGATCTAACAAACTACCTGCTTCATCATCCACATTCGTTAGTACCTTTAACATATTTTTCAGAGAAGTATCAATCGGCTAAATCTTCTATTAGCGAAGACTTGACGATTGTGAAAGAAACTTTTGAGCAACACGGGATTGGAACATTACAAACTGTTCCCGGTGCTGCGGGCGGAGTAAAGTTCATTCCACAAGTCAAATTAAGTGAAGCAAAGCAATTTATTGATGAGCTTTGTGAATTAATTGAAAAACCTGAAAGGCTGCTTCCAGGTGGTTATTTATATTTAACAGATATCATGGGTGATCCTTCAATTGTCAATAGAATGGGTCGATTATTTGCTACGGCTTTTAGTGATCGGAAAATTGATGTCGTAATGACTGTGGCAACAAAAGGTATTCCATTAGCATATGCCGTTGCTGGTCAACTAGATGTACCTGTTGTCATTGTTCGAAAAGACAGCAAGGTAACAGAAGGGTCAACAGTTAGTATTAATTATGTCTCTGGTTCGTCAAAACGTATACAAACGATGCTGCTTGCTAAACGAAGTTTAAAAGAAGGGTCAAATGTATTAATTATTGATGACTTTATGAAAGCTGGGGGCACGATTAATGGTATGATCAGCCTCCTAGAGGAATTTCGGGCTAAAGTAGCAGGCATAGGTGTCCTCGTTGAGACAGAGGGAGTAGAAGAGAGATTAGTTGATGAGTATATTTCTCTTGTAAAACTGACAGATGTAGATGTTCGAGAACGAAATATTCAAGTTATGCAAGGGACATATTTCCAACTTGTAAAAGATAAAGATAAAGAGATCGGAGAGGATTAA
- the glmU gene encoding bifunctional UDP-N-acetylglucosamine diphosphorylase/glucosamine-1-phosphate N-acetyltransferase GlmU: MDNRYAVILAAGQGTRMKSSLYKVLHPVCGKPMVQHVLDQVSKLDLAKIVTVVGHGAEKVTSELGESSEYALQSEQLGTAHAVMQAASILENKEGTTIVICGDTPLITAETMSSLLAHHQETNAKATILTAKAEDPTGYGRIVRNEEGTVEKIVEHKDAAESERRITEINTGTYCFDNQELFRALSNVSNDNVQGEYYLPDVIEILKKEGKIVSAYQTVSFDETLGVNDRIALSQAEKIMKQRINREHMKNGVSLIDPDQTYISAEAVIGRDTVIYPGTMILGETVIGENCIIGPNTEIKNCRVENETTIRQSVAHDSEIGNRVAIGPFAHIRPSSSISDDVKIGNFVEIKKSTMGNGSKASHLSYIGDAEVGADVNLGCGSITVNYDGKNKFLTKIEDGSFIGCNSNLIAPVTIGKGAYVAAGSTVTNDVPEKALSVARARQINKENYVERLNNKNS, encoded by the coding sequence ATGGATAATCGGTACGCAGTTATATTAGCTGCAGGGCAAGGTACAAGGATGAAATCTTCACTTTATAAAGTGCTGCACCCAGTATGTGGAAAACCTATGGTACAACACGTATTAGATCAAGTATCTAAATTAGACTTAGCTAAAATTGTTACTGTAGTTGGTCATGGGGCAGAAAAAGTAACATCAGAGCTTGGGGAATCTAGTGAATATGCTTTGCAAAGTGAACAACTAGGAACTGCACATGCTGTTATGCAGGCTGCATCTATTTTGGAAAATAAAGAAGGGACAACAATTGTTATTTGTGGTGATACCCCGCTTATTACAGCAGAAACAATGTCGTCTTTACTTGCTCATCACCAAGAAACAAATGCAAAAGCAACGATCTTAACAGCTAAAGCAGAAGATCCAACTGGCTATGGCCGAATTGTACGCAATGAAGAGGGTACAGTTGAAAAAATTGTAGAACATAAAGACGCTGCTGAATCAGAAAGAAGGATTACGGAAATTAATACAGGTACATATTGTTTTGATAATCAGGAATTATTTAGAGCTTTATCAAACGTATCTAATGATAATGTCCAAGGCGAATATTATTTGCCAGATGTTATTGAGATTCTTAAAAAAGAAGGTAAAATAGTTTCTGCGTATCAAACTGTTTCTTTTGATGAAACATTAGGTGTCAACGATCGAATTGCGTTATCACAAGCTGAAAAAATTATGAAGCAACGCATTAATAGAGAACATATGAAAAATGGTGTGTCGCTTATTGATCCAGATCAAACATATATTTCAGCAGAAGCAGTGATTGGGCGCGATACAGTTATTTACCCAGGAACAATGATTCTTGGTGAAACAGTCATCGGTGAAAATTGTATTATTGGACCAAACACAGAAATTAAAAATTGCAGAGTAGAAAATGAAACGACAATTCGCCAGTCAGTTGCACATGATAGTGAAATTGGTAACCGTGTTGCAATTGGTCCTTTTGCCCATATCCGCCCATCGTCTTCTATTTCGGATGATGTGAAAATTGGGAACTTTGTCGAAATTAAAAAGTCTACAATGGGTAATGGAAGTAAAGCATCTCATTTAAGCTACATTGGTGATGCAGAGGTTGGTGCCGATGTAAATCTTGGATGTGGATCAATTACTGTTAATTATGATGGTAAAAATAAGTTTTTAACAAAGATTGAAGATGGCTCATTTATAGGTTGTAACTCAAACCTAATTGCACCTGTCACGATTGGAAAAGGAGCATATGTCGCTGCAGGATCAACTGTAACAAATGATGTTCCTGAAAAGGCATTATCGGTTGCAAGAGCAAGACAAATAAATAAAGAGAATTATGTTGAGCGCTTAAATAATAAAAATTCCTAA
- the ispE gene encoding 4-(cytidine 5'-diphospho)-2-C-methyl-D-erythritol kinase codes for MRVLEKAPAKINLSLDVLHKREDGFHEVKMIMTTIDLADRVELIELPFEEIRIVSHNRFVPDDQRNLAYQAAKLLKDRYHIRKGISISITKTIPVAAGLAGGSSDAAATLRGLNRLWNLGLTLDELAALGAEIGSDVSFCVYGGTALATGRGEIIHHIDPPPHCWVVLAKPSIGVSTADVYKNLNVHAIKHPNVEGMIEAIKDCDYDRICRLMGNVLESVTLHMHPEVANIKDQMKRFGADAVMMSGSGPTVFGLVQYESRLPRVYNGLRGFCDQVFAVRMLGERNSLD; via the coding sequence ATGCGTGTACTAGAAAAGGCACCAGCCAAAATAAATTTATCTCTTGATGTCCTTCATAAACGTGAGGACGGTTTTCATGAAGTAAAGATGATTATGACAACAATTGATTTAGCCGACCGTGTTGAGCTAATTGAATTGCCATTTGAAGAAATACGAATTGTATCTCATAACCGGTTTGTTCCAGATGATCAACGGAATTTGGCATACCAAGCAGCCAAACTTTTAAAGGATCGTTATCATATCCGAAAAGGAATCTCCATTTCCATTACGAAAACGATTCCTGTAGCTGCTGGCTTAGCAGGTGGTAGTAGTGATGCAGCAGCAACATTACGGGGATTAAATCGATTGTGGAATTTAGGATTAACATTAGATGAGTTAGCTGCATTAGGAGCCGAGATTGGATCAGATGTCTCCTTTTGTGTTTACGGGGGAACAGCTTTAGCTACTGGCAGAGGTGAAATTATTCATCATATTGATCCACCGCCACATTGTTGGGTTGTGCTTGCAAAGCCGTCAATAGGAGTTTCTACAGCTGATGTTTATAAAAATTTAAACGTTCATGCTATTAAACATCCTAATGTTGAGGGAATGATAGAAGCGATAAAAGATTGTGACTATGATCGAATCTGCAGGCTTATGGGGAATGTGTTAGAGAGCGTTACCTTACATATGCATCCTGAAGTTGCAAATATTAAGGACCAAATGAAAAGGTTTGGTGCAGATGCTGTCATGATGAGTGGTAGCGGTCCGACTGTTTTTGGACTAGTTCAATATGAGTCACGTTTACCACGTGTTTATAATGGATTAAGGGGCTTTTGTGATCAAGTTTTCGCGGTAAGAATGTTAGGTGAACGAAACAGTCTTGATTAA
- a CDS encoding RidA family protein, translating to MKIVNTNQAPAAIGPYSQGIIAGNLFYSSGQIPLTADGELITGDISVQTHQVFQNLKAVLEEAGASLETVVKATAFLKDMNSFAEFNDVYGQYFSEHKPARSCVEVARLPKDVLVEIEVIALIK from the coding sequence ATGAAAATTGTTAATACAAATCAAGCACCAGCTGCTATCGGTCCATATTCTCAAGGTATTATTGCAGGTAACTTGTTTTACAGTTCAGGTCAAATTCCTTTAACAGCTGATGGGGAATTAATTACAGGTGATATTTCTGTACAGACACACCAAGTATTTCAAAATTTAAAAGCTGTTCTTGAAGAAGCTGGTGCTTCTCTTGAAACAGTTGTGAAGGCAACGGCATTTTTAAAAGATATGAACTCATTTGCAGAATTTAATGACGTGTATGGTCAGTATTTTTCTGAGCATAAGCCCGCACGTTCATGTGTTGAGGTTGCACGTCTTCCAAAAGATGTTCTTGTTGAAATTGAAGTTATTGCTTTAATTAAATAA
- the pth gene encoding aminoacyl-tRNA hydrolase, translating to MKLIIGLGNPGKQYENTRHNVGFMVIDKLSKELAIPLDRQKFNGIYGIGHISGEKIILLKPLTYMNLSGECIRPLMDYYEINDDELVVIYDDLDLPVGKIRLRSKGSAGGHNGIKSMILHLATQEFNRIRVGIDRPNNGMKISDYVLGQFTKEEEIGINEAIDRSANACEKWFSTSFVQVMNEFN from the coding sequence ATGAAACTCATAATTGGTTTGGGTAATCCTGGTAAGCAGTATGAAAATACAAGACATAATGTAGGTTTTATGGTGATTGATAAGCTTTCAAAAGAGTTGGCTATTCCACTTGATCGTCAAAAATTTAACGGAATATATGGGATAGGACATATTTCAGGAGAGAAGATCATATTATTAAAACCACTTACATATATGAATTTATCAGGGGAATGTATTCGACCTTTGATGGATTATTATGAAATAAATGATGATGAATTAGTTGTTATTTATGATGATCTAGATCTGCCAGTCGGTAAAATTCGTCTAAGATCAAAAGGAAGTGCTGGCGGACATAACGGAATTAAATCAATGATTTTACATTTAGCAACACAAGAATTTAATCGAATTCGTGTAGGTATTGATCGACCAAATAATGGTATGAAAATATCAGATTATGTCTTAGGGCAGTTTACAAAAGAAGAAGAAATCGGTATTAACGAGGCGATTGATCGTTCAGCAAATGCCTGTGAGAAATGGTTTTCAACTTCATTTGTACAGGTAATGAATGAATTTAATTAA
- the yabG gene encoding sporulation peptidase YabG, producing the protein MHVKIGDVVARKSYQLDLLFRVIDLKTTASGEQIAILYGNEFRLIADAICDDLVVVDENEKNSRKQKEKEIIDQSYYLFRQDYQLLREKQEYYATSSYSHNEEFFHIPGRVLHVDGDPLYLQKCLSLYEKIGVPVNGVHVSETEMPQKIIELLDKYRPDILVVTGHDAYSKQKGNIDDLNAYRHSKHFVQTVLNARNKVPNLDQLVIFAGACQSHFESLIRAGANFASSPSRVNIHALDPVYIVAKISFTPFVERINVWDVLRNTLTREKGLGGVETKGVLRTGMPYRKHHNQ; encoded by the coding sequence ATGCATGTTAAAATTGGAGATGTGGTAGCAAGAAAATCCTATCAATTAGATCTGCTATTTAGAGTTATTGATTTAAAGACTACTGCAAGTGGTGAGCAGATAGCCATTTTATATGGGAATGAATTTAGGTTAATAGCAGATGCGATATGCGATGATCTAGTCGTTGTTGATGAAAATGAAAAAAATAGTCGGAAGCAAAAAGAAAAAGAAATCATTGATCAATCGTATTATTTATTTAGACAGGATTATCAACTATTACGAGAAAAACAAGAGTATTATGCAACTTCAAGTTATAGTCATAACGAGGAATTTTTTCATATACCTGGAAGGGTTTTGCATGTTGATGGTGACCCGCTCTATTTACAAAAGTGTTTGTCTTTATACGAAAAAATCGGAGTACCGGTAAATGGGGTTCATGTAAGCGAGACAGAAATGCCACAAAAAATAATCGAGCTGCTTGATAAATACCGACCAGATATTTTAGTCGTTACAGGTCATGATGCCTATTCTAAACAAAAGGGGAACATCGATGATTTAAATGCTTACAGGCATTCGAAACATTTTGTTCAAACGGTGCTGAATGCGCGGAATAAAGTACCTAACTTAGATCAGTTAGTGATATTCGCTGGTGCATGCCAATCCCATTTCGAATCGTTAATCCGAGCGGGTGCTAACTTTGCAAGTTCGCCTTCAAGAGTAAATATTCATGCATTGGATCCTGTTTATATTGTTGCTAAAATTAGCTTTACGCCGTTTGTTGAAAGAATTAATGTATGGGATGTCCTTCGAAATACATTAACAAGGGAAAAGGGCCTTGGCGGTGTTGAAACAAAGGGCGTCCTTCGAACAGGAATGCCATATAGAAAACATCATAATCAATAA
- a CDS encoding 50S ribosomal protein L25/general stress protein Ctc, which yields MTTIQVMNRTEFTNSAKRKIRESGQIPAIIYGKATESKPVAIDSIQLIKTLRDEGKNTIINLSVDGSSHAVMLSEMQTDPIKNEIVHADFRIVDMQAEVEVEVPIHLVGEAQGVKDGGVLQQPLHQITISSKPGNIPQTIEVDISNLGVNETVLIKDIPGNGDYMFVQDEETVIASILPPQQEKEIDSGEEQEPGTPENEEGREHNEE from the coding sequence ATGACAACAATTCAAGTAATGAATAGAACTGAATTCACAAACTCAGCAAAAAGGAAAATTCGTGAATCAGGTCAAATACCTGCGATTATTTATGGAAAAGCGACAGAGAGTAAACCAGTAGCAATTGATAGTATCCAATTAATTAAAACCCTTAGAGATGAAGGGAAAAATACAATTATTAACTTAAGTGTTGATGGTTCCTCACACGCGGTTATGCTTTCAGAAATGCAAACAGACCCAATTAAAAATGAAATTGTCCACGCAGACTTCCGCATAGTGGACATGCAAGCAGAAGTTGAGGTTGAAGTACCAATTCATCTAGTTGGTGAAGCCCAAGGGGTTAAAGATGGCGGTGTGTTACAGCAGCCTCTTCACCAGATCACAATTAGTTCAAAACCGGGAAATATTCCGCAAACAATTGAAGTGGATATTTCGAATCTTGGTGTAAATGAAACGGTGTTAATAAAAGATATTCCAGGTAATGGCGATTATATGTTTGTTCAAGATGAGGAAACAGTTATTGCCTCTATCCTTCCTCCACAACAGGAAAAAGAAATTGATAGTGGAGAAGAACAAGAACCAGGAACACCAGAGAATGAAGAAGGACGAGAACATAACGAAGAATAA
- the rsmA gene encoding 16S rRNA (adenine(1518)-N(6)/adenine(1519)-N(6))-dimethyltransferase RsmA: MLKDIATPIRTKAILEKYGFSFKKSLGQNFLIEPNVLSRIVDHANVTDKTGVIEIGPGIGALTEQLARRAKKVVAFEIDQRLLPILNETLAPYPNVTIIHQDVLEANLKEAIQEHFHDCEEIMVVANLPYYVTTPIIMKLLEDQLPLKGIVVMLQKEVADRISAKPSTKEYGSLSIAVQYYTEAKTVMTVPKTVFVPQPNVDSAIIRLLVRDKPGVELKNEAFFFQIVRASFAQRRKTLLNNLVHFLTNGKELKPVIEETLAQVEIDGKRRGESLSIEEFAKLSDALDMVINKA; the protein is encoded by the coding sequence ATGTTAAAGGATATTGCAACTCCAATCAGAACAAAAGCAATATTAGAAAAGTATGGCTTTTCTTTCAAAAAAAGTTTAGGTCAAAACTTTCTTATTGAACCAAATGTATTATCAAGAATTGTTGATCATGCGAATGTAACAGATAAAACGGGTGTTATTGAAATTGGACCTGGGATAGGTGCATTAACTGAACAACTTGCACGAAGAGCAAAAAAGGTAGTAGCCTTTGAAATAGATCAGCGATTGCTTCCTATCTTAAATGAAACACTCGCCCCATACCCTAATGTAACAATTATTCATCAAGATGTATTAGAAGCAAACCTAAAGGAAGCGATTCAAGAACATTTTCATGATTGCGAAGAAATTATGGTTGTTGCAAACCTGCCTTATTATGTAACAACGCCAATTATTATGAAATTGCTAGAAGATCAATTGCCTCTTAAAGGGATTGTGGTGATGCTGCAAAAAGAAGTTGCTGATCGAATTTCTGCAAAGCCATCTACAAAAGAATATGGTTCTTTATCAATTGCTGTTCAGTATTATACGGAAGCAAAAACAGTGATGACAGTTCCTAAAACAGTTTTTGTTCCACAGCCTAATGTTGATTCAGCCATTATCCGCTTATTAGTGAGAGATAAGCCTGGTGTAGAACTGAAGAATGAGGCATTCTTTTTTCAAATTGTCCGAGCTAGTTTTGCACAAAGAAGAAAAACGCTGTTAAATAATTTAGTTCATTTTTTAACAAATGGTAAAGAATTAAAGCCTGTTATTGAAGAGACTTTAGCTCAAGTTGAAATTGACGGTAAACGAAGAGGAGAATCGTTGTCGATTGAGGAATTTGCTAAATTAAGTGATGCATTAGATATGGTTATAAACAAAGCATAA